A genomic stretch from Larus michahellis chromosome 7, bLarMic1.1, whole genome shotgun sequence includes:
- the ACADL gene encoding long-chain specific acyl-CoA dehydrogenase, mitochondrial: MAARLLRLRGLLRAAGPRPFSAQASPLQTEQHGTKRPEPSSAKSLVDIGTRRIFSSDHDIFRESARKFFQEEVLPFHAEWEKDGQVSRELWQKAGQQGLLGVAIAEKHGGIGADILSSAVVWEEQMYVNCTGPGFSLHSDIVMPYIANYGSEEQIKRFIPEMVAGKCIGAIAMTEPGAGSDLQGIRTYAKKDGSDWILNGSKVFITNGWMSDVVIVVAVTNREARSPAHGISLFLVENGTKGFIKGRKLNKIGLKAQDTAELFFEDVRLPASALLGKENKGFYYLMAELPQERLLIADMALASCEFMFEETRNYVKQRKAFGKTIAHLQTVQHKLAEMKTQICVGRAFMDNCLQLHADKRLDSSTASMAKYWSSDLQNSIATQCVQLHGGWGYMWEYPIAKAFVDARVQPIYGGTNEIMKELIARDIVSDK; the protein is encoded by the exons TCCTCTGCAAACTGAACAGCATGGCACAAAGCGCCCAGAACCATCCTCTGCTAAGAGTTTGGTTGATATAGGCACTCGGAGGATCTTCTCATCAGATCATGATATCTTCAGGGAGAGTGCCAGGAAGTTCTTTCAGGAAGAAGTGCTGCCTTTTCACGCCGA ATGGGAGAAGGACGGCCAGGTGAGCAGGGAGCTCTGGCAAAAGGCTGGACAGCAGGGTTTGCTGGGTGTTGCTATTGCTGAAAAACATGGAGGCATCGGAGCGGATATTCTCTCTTCAGCCGTGGTCTGGGAGGAGCA GATGTATGTTAACTGTACGGGCCCAGGATTCAGCCTTCATTCAGATATAGTCATGCCCTACATTGCAAACTATGGCTCTGAAGAACAGATTAAACGCTTTATCCCTGAAATGGTTGCAGGCAAGTGTATTGGAGCTATTGCCATGACAGAACCCGGGGCTGGCAG tgACTTGCAGGGAATACGAACATACGCGAAAAAAGATGGAAGTGATTGGATTCTTAATGGGAGTAAG GTATTCATCACTAATGGTTGGATGAGTGATGTGGTGATCGTGGTTGCGGTTACAAACCGGGAGGCCCGATCTCCTGCTCATGGAATCAGCCTTTTTCTGGTGGAAAATGGAACAAAAGGTTTCATCAAAGGACGCAAGCTGAACAAAATTGGCCTGAAAGCTCAA GACACAGCAGAGCTGTTTTTCGAAGATGTGCGGTTGCCAGCCAGTGCCTTGCTTGGAAAAGAGAACAAAGGGTTCTATTATCTGATGGCAGAGCTCCCTCAG GAAAGACTGCTCATTGCTGATATGGCTCTTGCCAGTTGTGAATTCATGTTTGAAGAAACAAGGAATTATGTGaagcaaagaaaagcttttgggAAGACAATTGCACACTTGCAG ACTGTACAGCACAAGTtggcagaaatgaaaacacagatttgCGTGGGCCGAGCTTTTATGGACAACTGTTTGCAGCTGCATGCAGATAAACGTCTGGACTCCTCCACAGCTTCTATGGCAAAGTATTG GTCTTCTGATCTCCAAAACAGCATAGCCACTCAGTGTGTGCAACTGCACGGAGGATGGGGATACATGTGGGAGTATCCAATTGCAAA agCTTTTGTGGATGCCCGTGTTCAGCCAATCTATGGTGGTACcaatgaaataatgaaagaaCTTATTGCTAGAGACATTGTCAGTGACAAGTAG